In the Desulfobulbaceae bacterium DB1 genome, GCCATAGTTATTCCCTAAATTTTCCATCACGAAAACAAAAGGAGGATAACCATGGCCAGGAAGGGAAAAGATACCAGATTACTATCAGTCATACACCCAATTTGTTGTGGACTTGATGTTCACAAAGGGAAAATTTCAGCCTGCTTGATCACAATGGACCAAACAGGCAAAGAAGCATACGAAATACGCGAGTATGGCACATTCACCGATGAACTTATCGAGTTACGGGAGTGGTTGATAGATAGCCACTGTCCCATTGTTGCCATGGAAAGCACAGGAGTATACTGGCGTCCGGTTCATAATATAATTGAAGGGTACCTGGAAGTCATTCTTGTCAATGCTCGTCATGTAAAAAATGTACCAGGCCGCAAGACCGACATTGAAGATAGCCGCTGGCTTGCTGGTTTACTCAGGGTAGGACTTGTCCGTGGCAGCTTTATTCCCGAGAAGTCAGTTCGCCATTGGCGGGAATTGGGTCGGAGCAGGAAGAAATACAGTCAAAGTCTCGGAGACCACAAAAGACGTGTTCATAAGGTTTTCGAGACGGCCAATATCAAGATCGACAGTGTTGTATCAGATCTTTTTGGAGTAACGGGTCGGAATCTGATAGAGCTTCTCTGTGCCGCGGAATCACCAATCGGCCTTGAGCAAATAGAACAATGCACCAAGGGCAGTTTGAAGTCGAAAGTAAAAGAGTTGTATCGAAGCATACAGGGCTTTTTTGAAGATCACCATCGTTTCTTGCTGATGAGTTTGATGAGGATGATCACAATCATCGAGACGGAAATAGCCATCATCACAGAACGGATGCAGGCAATGATGTCCAGCCATGATGACATAATCAGCCGTCTTGATGTTGTTCCGGGGATAAATGAAGTTTCTGCTCAATATGTCCTCGGTGAACTTGGACCAACCCTGCAAGAGTTTTCCTCCTCAGGGGCACTGGCGTCCTGGTCAGGATTATGCCCGGGGAACAATGAAAGTGCAGGCAAAAGGCGTAGCGGGAAGTCGCCTGTTCGCAAGCATGTTTTCAAGACTGTCATGGTGGAGATAGCCTGGGCGGCGGTAAAAACAAAAGGGACGTATTACCGAGACAAATATTACCGGATTCGAGCCCGATTAGGTCCACGAAAAGCCATT is a window encoding:
- a CDS encoding IS110 family transposase; amino-acid sequence: MARKGKDTRLLSVIHPICCGLDVHKGKISACLITMDQTGKEAYEIREYGTFTDELIELREWLIDSHCPIVAMESTGVYWRPVHNIIEGYLEVILVNARHVKNVPGRKTDIEDSRWLAGLLRVGLVRGSFIPEKSVRHWRELGRSRKKYSQSLGDHKRRVHKVFETANIKIDSVVSDLFGVTGRNLIELLCAAESPIGLEQIEQCTKGSLKSKVKELYRSIQGFFEDHHRFLLMSLMRMITIIETEIAIITERMQAMMSSHDDIISRLDVVPGINEVSAQYVLGELGPTLQEFSSSGALASWSGLCPGNNESAGKRRSGKSPVRKHVFKTVMVEIAWAAVKTKGTYYRDKYYRIRARLGPRKAIVAIAHRILKAIYAIIKNGEEYKELGEDYLSRKNAENKITILKRKAKELGYELVPIAAS